One window from the genome of Antechinus flavipes isolate AdamAnt ecotype Samford, QLD, Australia chromosome X, AdamAnt_v2, whole genome shotgun sequence encodes:
- the LOC127543086 gene encoding elongin-A-like translates to METPTTTSSLGDPSTSTLATMASAREAGMREAVEQLQAGLLWLPHPDKVLKYMKRLHDLPMTVNVLAETGIGKLVNSLCKYEEVGAMARNIVGRWKTLVSAEEDFDSDSDPDLVWEEQSFERSRSRKRPHAISKEDDFQKMRKSSSSQPPSPSFGEKKHPKLWEAEKSLRASSASETQEGRKECDQRLPSDHPSSGQVQSQPSDNCQQLHTGHFSLQAEKAQKSGKGSDPHIQDKGKPVQESQLGEPSQVKPRSLNDGRRHKSVNEKEKCLLDFERQKKTVTSSREKVSATSKEVGPKPSSSGTDTKEKQSSALRADKDKESCSVKKSFPPKETHFVKHISKTKHLDTPTSKPEKNQTHKDPSDVGKSLKDKKVSHNVQIQEGKSKPPKSDKSTEGSLLQSVLPEPCDKDEQPTTSDGSNSSIAGQTQRNSSVKIPNVVREDEGHNEDDDGAKTDDSKSPDSVRDLSKSNNGRLNKEQSAMVLAKLRSITSRITPRSGNTSVPTVQESSQPTDSETSLPSKPKKKKTSSYHEEEGVGFTGRRMNSKMQVYSGPKCVYQPRLISLHQQCIRVLNNNLDSIFDIGNVPYTVLEPVLEKCTPKQLHRIEGYNHLLIGETDQLWKIHCNRDFKKERPKESESWRELYLRLQEAREQRLLLLTENIRSAHANKPKGRQTMMAFVNSVAKPPRDIRKKQEKFGTGRAAITETSKTKPALHPPASRCNSNDVQTSAGPSTSSIHSTSSAGSSGSCDSRKTPGKKIAPMMAKTIKAFKNRFSR, encoded by the coding sequence ATGGAGACGCCCACAACTACTTCAAGCCTTGGAGACCCGTCCACTTCGACACTAGCAACCATGGCTTCGGCCAGGGAGGCTGGGATGAGGGAAGCCGTGGAACAACTCCAGGCGGGACTGCTCTGGCTCCCGCATCCAGACAAGGTGTTGAAATATATGAAACGGCTTCATGATCTACCAATGACGGTGAATGTTCTGGCGGAGACCGGCATTGGCAAGCTCGTGAACAGTCTATGTAAATATGAAGAGGTGGGTGCCATGGCTCGAAATATAGTGGGGCGATGGAAAACTCTGGTCTCTGCTGAAGAAGACTTCGACTCCGACTCTGACCCGGACTTAGTTTGGGAGGAGCAGAGCTTCGAGAGGAGTCGCTCCAGGAAACGGCCCCATGCCATTTCCAAGGAAGACGACTTCCAGAAAATGCGGAAATCTTCATCCAGCCAGCCACCGAGCCCCAGTTTTGGGGAGAAAAAACACCCAAAGCTCTGGGAGGCAGAGAAAAGCCTCAGAGCCTCGTCTGCTAGTGAGAcccaagaagggagaaaagagtgtGATCAACGCTTACCGTCGGACCATCCAAGCAGCGGCCAAGTTCAGTCACAGCCTTCTGACAACTGTCAGCAGCTTCACACAGGCCATTTCAGCCTCCAGGCAGAGAAAGCTCAGAAATCGGGGAAAGGCTCAGACCCCCACATTCAAGACAAAGGAAAGCCCGTCCAAGAGAGTCAACTAGGAGAACCTTCCCAGGTTAAACCAAGGTCTCTTAATGACGGGAGGAGACACAAATcggtaaatgagaaagaaaaatgtctactggattttgaaagacaaaagaaaacgGTGACTTCGAGCAGAGAAAAAGTATCTGCTACATCCAAAGAAGTGGGCCCAAAGCCATCATCGTCAGGAACTGACACAAAAGAGAAACAGAGCAGCGCTCTGAGAgcagataaagataaagagagcTGCAGTGTCAAAAAGTCTTTTCCTCCGAAGGAAACACATTTTGTAAAAcacatttcaaaaacaaaacacctgGATACTCCAACATCCAAAccagaaaaaaaccaaacacataAGGACCCCTCCGATGTAGGGAAATCGTTAAAAGACAAGAAAGTGTCTCACAATGTACAGATCCAGGAGGGGAAATCCAAACCCCCCAAATCCGACAAAAGCACAGAGGGCAGCCTTCTCCAGTCTGTGTTGCCAGAACCATGTGATAAAGATGAGCAGCCCACCACATCTGATGGTTCTAATTCCAGCATTGCTGGGCAGACACAGCGGAACAGCAGTGTAAAAATTCCAAATGTTGTTCGTGAGGATGAAGGTCACAATGAAGACGATGATGGTGCCAAAACTGATGATAGTAAAAGCCCAGATTCAGTTCGAGATCTGTCCAAGTCGAATAATGGCAGACTGAATAAAGAACAGTCTGCAATGGTGTTGGCCAAACTGAGAAGTATCACCAGTCGTATTACACCACGCTCAGGAAATACCTCCGTGCCTACAGTACAAGAAAGTAGCCAACCTACAGATTCTGAAACATCTCTCCCCTCGAAAccgaagaagaaaaaaacttcctCCTACCATGAAGAAGAAGGAGTTGGATTTACAGGACGAAGAATGAATTCGAAGATGCAAGTGTACTCAGGACCCAAATGTGTTTACCAACCAAGATTAATATCTcttcaccagcaatgtatcagggTCCTCAATAACAATCTAGATTCCATCTTTGATATCGGAAACGTACCCTATACAGTGTTGGAACCCGTCCTGGAGAAATGTACACCTAAACAACTGCATCGAATCGAAGGatacaatcatttattaattggggagaCCGATCAATTATGGAAAATTCATTGTAATcgagattttaaaaaggaaaggccAAAAGAATCTGAGTCCTGGAGAGAGTTGTACCTTCGACTTCAGGAAGCCCGAGAGCAGCGACTGCTGCTTTTAACGGAGAATATCCGATCAGCTCATGCCAATAAACCCAAAGGCCGCCAGACCATGATGGCCTTTGTCAATTCCGTAGCCAAACCACCTCGAGATATtagaaagaagcaggaaaaattTGGCACTGGCAGAGCAGCTATTACCGAAACCAGTAAGACCAAGCCTGCCTTACATCCCCCAGCCAGCCGTTGTAACAGCAATGATGTACAAACATCTGCTGGCCCTAGTACTAGCAGCATTCATTCAACATCATCAGCTGGTAGCTCTGGTTCTTGTGATTCCAGAAAAACCCCAGGGAAAAAAATTGCCCCCATGATGGCCAAAACTATCAAGGCCTTCAAAAATAGATTCTCCCGCTAA